The following nucleotide sequence is from Futiania mangrovi.
GCCCTTTCCACTTAGTGTCGCGCGGGCACAGGGGCAAATGCGGGGCGGCTGTCTCGCACGGGGCCGCGTGTTATGCTGCCCGGCTGTGGCCTGGATGGCGCGGGGGAGTAGAGCAATGTCCGTAACGCAGTCCGAACTCGCGCTCTTCGTGCGCGACGCCCTTACCCGCGGTGTGCGCCGCGAGGAGATCGCCGCCGCACTCGACAAGGCCGGTTGGCGGCGGGAGCAGGTGCGCGACGCGCTCGCGGCCTATGCGGAGGTCGATTTCGTCGTGCCGGTCCCGCGGCCCAGGCCTTATGTCTCCGCGCGCGACGCCTTTCTCTACCTCGTGCTGTTCTCCACGCTTGGGCTCAGTGCCTGGCACCTTGGAATTCTGCTCTTCAACCTCATCGACCTGCTGATCCCCGATCCGGCGCAGCCTTGGGGGGAGTACCGGGCGATGGGGATCCGCTGGTCCGTTTCCGTGCTGGTGGTGGCCTTCCCGCTCTACCTCTACCTTGCGCGCAAGACGTCGCGGGAGGTGGCGGAGGATCCGGCCCGGCGCGCCTCGCGGGTGCGCAAGTGGCTGACCTATGTGACGCTCTTCGTTGCCGCGCTGGCGATCCTGGGCGACGTGGTCGCGCTGATCTACCAGTTCCTGTCGGGCGACCTGACGGTGCCCTTGCTCCTGAAGATCCTCGTGGTGGCGCTGATCGCGGTACCGATCTTCCTGTTCTACCTGCGTGACGTCTCGTCGGACGAAGGGGAGGGCTAGGAGATGCCCGCACGCATCCCCGGAACGGCGCTGGCCATCGGCGCGGTCGTCGTGATCGCGGTGGCGGTGGCCGTCGCGCTGACGGTGATCGACAGTCCCTGGACGGCGCGGGCCAAGCGTCTCGACGGCCAGCGCGCCATGCACCTGCAGACGATTTCGGGCGCACTCGACTGCTACTGGACGCTTGAGAAGCAGCGGGCGCTGCCCGACAGCCTCGATGACCTGAAGGCGCGTATGGAGGAAGAGACCGCTGCCCGCGGGCTTCCCGCCTACTGCCTGCCGGGTAGGCTGTCCGATCCGGAGACCGGCGAAACCTATGGCTACAGGCCGCTGGAGGGACCCGCCTACGAGCTTTGCGCCAGTTTCGCCCGCGCGTCGGAGGGGGTCGGCACCTACGACATGCCCCGCCGTTCTTATGCGCAGCGCTGGGCGCATCCCGAGGGGCGGCACTGCTTCCGGCTGGACGCGGGGACGATCGACCTGCCGGGCGTCGCGGACGGCGACTGACGCCCCCCGGGCTTGTCCGGACCTCTTGACTCCTCCGCGCGTTCGCGGGACGCTTTGTGTTATAACAAATGACGCAAGGGAGCGGGGGATGCCGGCCAATCGTCCGACGCTGGACGAACGCCTCGAGATGCATAGGCGCATGCTGGTCACGCGCCGGATCGAGGAACGCCTCGGCGAGATGCACAAGGCCGGGCAGACGCGCGGCCCGATCCACCGCTGCGACGGGCAGGAGGCGGTGGGCGTCGGCGCGACCGCGGCGCTGGAGCAGCGCGACTATGTGACGACCACCCATCGCGGACACGCAGTCTATATCGGCAAGGGGCTCGACCCCCGCCGCGTGGTAGCAGAGATCTTCGGGCGCGAGACCGGCTATGGCGCGGGCCGGGCGGGCCACATGCTGGTCGCGGACGCGAGCCGGGGCATGATCGGCGGCAATGCGATCGTCGGCGGCTCGATCCCGGCGGCGACGGGCATGGCGCTCTCGATCCAGATCCTGCGGGAGGAGCGGGTGGCGATGGCCGTCTTCGGCGACGGCGCTGCGCAGACCGGCATCTGCCACGAGTCCATGAACATGGCGGGCTTGTGGAAGCTGCCGGTGATCTTCCTGCTGGAGCACAACGAGTACGGCCTGACCGTCCACCACACGGCGCAATCGGCGGTGCCCGAGCTGCACGTGCGGGCGGCGGGCTATGGCATGCCGGGGGTGCAGGTCGACGGCAACGACGCGGTTGCGGTCTTCCAGGCGGTGGCGGACGCGCGGGCACGCGCGCTCCGCGGCGAGGGGCCGACGCTGATCGAAGCTCGGACCTATCGCGTCGAGGGGTTCTCGACCTCCGACATGGGCGGCTACCAGCGGCAGGAGGACATCGACCGCTGGAAGGCGCGCGATCCGCTTCTCGTCTCCCGCGCGGTCCTCGGGGAGGAGGCCGACGCCGCCCGCATCGCCGCGGTCGAGAAGGACGCCGAGGAGACGGTGGCCGCGGCGTTCGAGGCTGCGCTCTCCGACCCCTTGCCGGAGTTCGCGCCCCATGCGCCCAGCGCGCCCTATGCCAATGCCGGGGGAGGGTGCTGACATGGCCATCATGCGCTATGCCGAGGCCCTCAACGCCGCCCTGCGCGAGGAGATGGAGCGCGACCCGACGGTCTTCGTCTTTGGCGAGGACATCGCGACCTATGGCGGCGTGTTCAAGGTGACGGCGGGCCTGGCGGAGGCGTTCGGCGACCGGGTGCGCGACACGCCCATCTCGGAGCAGGCGCTGACGGCGATGGCGGTCACCGCCGCCATGACCGGGACGAAGCCGGTGCTGGAGATCATGTACGCCGACTTCATGCCGCTGACGCTCGACGCGCTGATCAACCAGGCATCGATCTACAACTACATCTGGGATGGGCAGGTCACGATGCCCTTCGTCCTGCGCACGCAGGGCGGCGGCGGCGTGGGTACGGGCGCACAGCACGCCAAATCGCTCGACAGTCTCGTCGCGCACATCCCCGGCATCAAGGTCGTGGCCCCGGTCACGCCGGCGGACGCGAAGGGCCTGCTGCTCGCCGCGATCCGCGATCCACACCCCGTCGTCGTGCTGGAGCACAAGCTGCTCTACAACACGCGCGGCGAGGTGCCGGACGACCAGGGGCCGGTCGAGATCGGGCGCGCCCGCACGGTGCACGAGGGGAGCGACGTTTCGATCTTCGCCACCTCCCGCATGGTGCTGGAAGCCGAGAAGGCAGCGGACGCGCTGGCGGGCGACGGCATTTCGGCGGAGGTGATCGATCTGCGCACGCTGCGCCCCCTCGACCTCGGCGCGATCACGGCGTCGGTCGCCAAGACCAACCACGCGGTCGTCGTGAACGAGGACTGGGGCTTCTGCGGCTATGCGGCGGAACTGTCGGCGACGATCATGGACCATGCGTTCGACGATCTGGATGCCCCCGTCGAGCGGGTGGCGGCGCTCGACATGCCGATCCCCTATTCCCAGCCGCTGGAGGAGGTCGTCATCCCCAATGCCGACCGGATCGCGGCGGCCGCGCGCCGCGCGCTGGCCTGAGGGGCGGGGATGGCGACGCCGATCACCATCGGGGCGGCTGGCGGCGAATATATGGAGTCCGTCGTGGTCGTCGAATGGCGCGTGAAGCCAGGCGACACGGTCAAGGCGGGCGAGGTGGTCGCGGTCGTCGAGACGGCGAAGGCCGCGACCGAGGTGACGGCGCCCTGCGACGGCACGATGGGCCGGATCCTGGCCGAGGAAGGTGCGGAGGTCGGTGTCAAGGATCCCATCGGCCTGATCGGCGAGGGCGAACTGGATACGCCGCCCGCGCAGGCGCCAGGCGTCACGCTACCGGCAGAAAAGGCGGTACCTGCCGCGCCTGCAGTCCCGCGCAAGGCGGGCCGCGTTGTGGCGAGCCCCGTCGCCCGCAAGGTCGCGGCGCGGGAGGGGGTGGACCTCGAAGCACTCGCGGGAACGGGACCGCGCGGCCGGATCAAGCGCCGCGACGTGGAGGCCGCCCTGCGTGCGGGCGGCGCGGGGTCCGGGGCGGCGTCCTTCGCGGAAGAAGCAGGCCCCCTGGCCGTCACGCGCGGCGGCGGCGGAGAAGGCGCGCCCATCCTGCTGATCCACGGATTTGCGAGCGACGCGATGGTCTGGCGCGCGGTGGAACGGGCGCTCGGCAAGGTCCGGCCCGTCATCCGCGTGGAACTTCCCTGCCACGGCCAATCGCCGAAGCGGCGGATCGGCAGTTTCCGGGAGCTTGCGCGCGCGGTGACGGAGGCGGTCGACGCGCTCGACGCCGGGCCGGTGCACCTCGTCGGGCATTCGCTGGGGGGCGCGGTCGCGCTGGCGCTGGCCGATACGCGCCCGCAGGTTGTCCGTTCCCTCATGTTGCTCGCGCCCGCGGGGCTGGGGCCGGAGATGGAGGGGACGATCACCGCCGGGCTCTGCCGGGCCACTCGCGTGGAAAGCCTTGCGCCCTGGCTGAAGCGCCTCGTCGGCGACCCTGCCATCGTGACGGAGAAGTACGCCGCCGCCGCCATGCAGGCGCGCGCGGACGCGAGGCTCCGCGCGGCGCAGACGGCGCTTGCCGGGGTTCTCTTCCCCGACGGGACGCAGGCGATGGACCTGACGGCTGCGCTCTCTCGCACTGCGGTGCCTGCGCGGATCGTCTGGGGCAAGGCGGATGCGCTGCTGCCGTGGCGGCACGCAATCGCAGCCCCCGGCACGGTCGGGCTGCACCTGCTCGAGGGCATCGGGCACATGCCGCATGTAGAGGCGCCGGAGACGGTCGCCCGCATCCTTCAAGACCTCATCGCCGCCGCCGAAAGCGGCGGGCCACGCTGACGGACAGGGAGCCGGAGACCATGCGTGACCTCGCCGGAAAACGGGTGCTCGTCACGGGCGCGAAGCAGGGGATCGGGTTCGCCATCGCCGAACGCTTCCGCGACGAGGGCGCGCGCCTCTGCCTGTTCGGCCGCAGCGGCATGGACGCGGCGCTGGCCCGCCTCGGCGCGGCGGACGCGCTCGCGGTGACGGGGGATGTCACCTCGGAAGCAGACCTCGACACCGCGGTCGGCGAGATGATCCGCGCCTGGGGCGGCGTCGACGTGCTGGTGACGGCGGCGGGCGTCACGCACATCGCGGCCATGGACAAGCTCACGCCCGCGCAGTTCCGCGAGGTCATGGACATCAATGTCACCGGCTCCTGGCTCGCGGTGCGCGCCTGCCTGCCCGCGATGGGTGAGGGCGCATCCACCATCATGCTGGGCTCGGTCTACGGCACGGGCGGCGCGCCCGACCGGTCGGCCTATTGCGCGTCGAAGGGGGCCGTCCACAACCTTGTCCGCGCGCTGGCGATGGAGCTTGGCCCGCGCGGCATCAGGGTCAACGCGGTGGCGCCCACGGGCGTGCGCACGCCGATGGTAGAGGACCTGATCGAGCGCGGCATCTACGACCTTGCGGGGGTATCGGGGCGCGCGGCGCTGAACCGCCTCGCGACGCTTGAGGAGGTGGCGGGCGCGTGCGCCTTCCTCGCCAGCGGGGATGCGTCGATGATCAGCGGCGCAATCCTGCCCGTCGACGGCGGATGGACCGCCAACGGCTTCATCCTGGGCCGGGGGGAGCGGACATGAACGGGCGGCTGATCTTCGAGGTCGCGGGCACGCGCCATCCCATCGACGTCACCGACGCGCACGCGCCGCGCACGCTCGCCGCGCTGCGCCGCTGGCTGCCGGCGGAAATCACCATTCACTGCGCCAAGATCGCGGGCTGCCACATCTACTGGCCGACGCCCATCCTGGAGACGCTGGAGGAGGGGGCGGACATCCACTCCCTGCCGCCGGGCGCGTTCCTTTACTACCCCGACCGGCAGTACATGGAGATCACCTACGACGCCCTGCAGGCGGAGACGGCGGCGGTCAACATGCTGGGGACGTTCGCGGGCGACCTCGGCTGGCTCAGGGCCTTCGCCGACGACCAGCGCGCGCGCCACGGGCGGGAGATCTTCACGGCGCGGCTGTTCTTCGAGGGCGAGGAGACGCAGAAAGCCCCAGCACCTGCGGGGGAGGAAGCGCACGGACGGTTGAGAGCCGCGCTCGCGGCGGCGTGGGAGGCGGAGCCGCAGGAACTGCGCGACTTCCTGATGCGAACGGGCCTCAACATTCCCTTCGGGCCGGTCATCACGGCGGAAGGGGAGTTCCGGCGCACGCAGGAGTTGATGTGGCGGCTGTGGCGGAACGCGAACGGCCATGACGACGCCACGCGCGCGGCCATCGCGCGGGAAACCCTCGAACTCACGCTCGCGCGCATCGTCGGTTATTGCCACCTGGGCGAGGCAGGCGCCGCGCTGGAGGCGGGGCGCGACGCCCTGCTGGCACCGGGGGCGGACGTCACCGCCATCCTGGGCGATCTCACGATCTACTGCGGGCGCATGGGGGCATGGCTCGACCTGCACGTGCCGTGGTGGGAGTGCAACGCGCTGATGCGGCGCGCGCTCGGCCGCGACGACGCCTGAGCCAAGGGACAGGAAAGGAACGGATCCATGAAGCGGGAAAACATCGGCTCGGGCTCGCACTTCGAGGAGGCCTACGGATACAGCCGCGCGGTCGCCGTCGGCGACACGATCTATGTCGCGGGCACCATCGGCATGGACTATGGCGCGCGGCAGATGTCACCCGATCCGGCGGAGCAGACGCGCCAGTCGCTGCGCAACATCGAGGCCGCGCTCGCCCGCCTCGGCTCCTCCCTGAAGGACCTCGTGCAGATCACGACCTTCGTCGACGCGGGCGAAACCTTCGAGAAGGTGGGGCCCGTGCTGGGCGAGGTGCTGGGCGGTATCCGCCCGACCAATGCCGCACTGGTGGTGGGCTTTCCCTTCCCCGACATCAAGGTCGAGATCCAGGCCATCGCGGTCAGGGGCTGCGGCGGATGAGCGAAGCGCTCGACCAGCTCGATCCCGTGGCGCGGCCCGCGACGCTTGCCGATCAGGCGCGCGAGCAATTGCGCGCGGCGATCATGGCAGGCCGGTTCGATCCGGGCGCCAAGCTGACCATCCGGTCGGTCGCCAAGGCGCTCGACATTTCGCTGACGCCGGCGCGCGAGGCGCTCTACGGCCTGGTGTCGGAGGGTACGCTCGACCTCGGGGCGAACGGGACGGTTTTCGTCCCGGTCCTGGACGAGGCGCGGGTGCGCGAGCTTCTGGTGATCCGGCTGGCGCTCGAAGGGGCGGCGGCGCGGGAGGCGGTCAAGCACCTCAATGCGCGCGCGCTCGGCCGGATCCGGGCGCTGAACGACCGGCTCGTGGGGGCCGACGCGGCGCGCGACTACAAGGCGCTGATGCGGCTCAACTGGGAGTTTCATTTCGCGATCTACGGGCTCGCGGGGATGCCCGCGCTTGTCCGCATGATCGAGGGGTGCTGGCTGAAGACCGGCTCGTACCTCAACGTGCTCTACCCGGCTTATGGCGGCAGCGACCGCGGCGTGCAGAACCACGCCGACATCATCGCAGCCCTCGAAGCCGGGGACGGGGACCGT
It contains:
- a CDS encoding DUF5671 domain-containing protein; the protein is MSVTQSELALFVRDALTRGVRREEIAAALDKAGWRREQVRDALAAYAEVDFVVPVPRPRPYVSARDAFLYLVLFSTLGLSAWHLGILLFNLIDLLIPDPAQPWGEYRAMGIRWSVSVLVVAFPLYLYLARKTSREVAEDPARRASRVRKWLTYVTLFVAALAILGDVVALIYQFLSGDLTVPLLLKILVVALIAVPIFLFYLRDVSSDEGEG
- a CDS encoding thiamine pyrophosphate-dependent dehydrogenase E1 component subunit alpha; its protein translation is MPANRPTLDERLEMHRRMLVTRRIEERLGEMHKAGQTRGPIHRCDGQEAVGVGATAALEQRDYVTTTHRGHAVYIGKGLDPRRVVAEIFGRETGYGAGRAGHMLVADASRGMIGGNAIVGGSIPAATGMALSIQILREERVAMAVFGDGAAQTGICHESMNMAGLWKLPVIFLLEHNEYGLTVHHTAQSAVPELHVRAAGYGMPGVQVDGNDAVAVFQAVADARARALRGEGPTLIEARTYRVEGFSTSDMGGYQRQEDIDRWKARDPLLVSRAVLGEEADAARIAAVEKDAEETVAAAFEAALSDPLPEFAPHAPSAPYANAGGGC
- a CDS encoding alpha-ketoacid dehydrogenase subunit beta, which encodes MAIMRYAEALNAALREEMERDPTVFVFGEDIATYGGVFKVTAGLAEAFGDRVRDTPISEQALTAMAVTAAMTGTKPVLEIMYADFMPLTLDALINQASIYNYIWDGQVTMPFVLRTQGGGGVGTGAQHAKSLDSLVAHIPGIKVVAPVTPADAKGLLLAAIRDPHPVVVLEHKLLYNTRGEVPDDQGPVEIGRARTVHEGSDVSIFATSRMVLEAEKAADALAGDGISAEVIDLRTLRPLDLGAITASVAKTNHAVVVNEDWGFCGYAAELSATIMDHAFDDLDAPVERVAALDMPIPYSQPLEEVVIPNADRIAAAARRALA
- a CDS encoding acetoin dehydrogenase dihydrolipoyllysine-residue acetyltransferase subunit, whose protein sequence is MATPITIGAAGGEYMESVVVVEWRVKPGDTVKAGEVVAVVETAKAATEVTAPCDGTMGRILAEEGAEVGVKDPIGLIGEGELDTPPAQAPGVTLPAEKAVPAAPAVPRKAGRVVASPVARKVAAREGVDLEALAGTGPRGRIKRRDVEAALRAGGAGSGAASFAEEAGPLAVTRGGGGEGAPILLIHGFASDAMVWRAVERALGKVRPVIRVELPCHGQSPKRRIGSFRELARAVTEAVDALDAGPVHLVGHSLGGAVALALADTRPQVVRSLMLLAPAGLGPEMEGTITAGLCRATRVESLAPWLKRLVGDPAIVTEKYAAAAMQARADARLRAAQTALAGVLFPDGTQAMDLTAALSRTAVPARIVWGKADALLPWRHAIAAPGTVGLHLLEGIGHMPHVEAPETVARILQDLIAAAESGGPR
- a CDS encoding SDR family NAD(P)-dependent oxidoreductase, whose amino-acid sequence is MRDLAGKRVLVTGAKQGIGFAIAERFRDEGARLCLFGRSGMDAALARLGAADALAVTGDVTSEADLDTAVGEMIRAWGGVDVLVTAAGVTHIAAMDKLTPAQFREVMDINVTGSWLAVRACLPAMGEGASTIMLGSVYGTGGAPDRSAYCASKGAVHNLVRALAMELGPRGIRVNAVAPTGVRTPMVEDLIERGIYDLAGVSGRAALNRLATLEEVAGACAFLASGDASMISGAILPVDGGWTANGFILGRGERT
- a CDS encoding DUF3830 family protein, coding for MNGRLIFEVAGTRHPIDVTDAHAPRTLAALRRWLPAEITIHCAKIAGCHIYWPTPILETLEEGADIHSLPPGAFLYYPDRQYMEITYDALQAETAAVNMLGTFAGDLGWLRAFADDQRARHGREIFTARLFFEGEETQKAPAPAGEEAHGRLRAALAAAWEAEPQELRDFLMRTGLNIPFGPVITAEGEFRRTQELMWRLWRNANGHDDATRAAIARETLELTLARIVGYCHLGEAGAALEAGRDALLAPGADVTAILGDLTIYCGRMGAWLDLHVPWWECNALMRRALGRDDA
- a CDS encoding RidA family protein, coding for MKRENIGSGSHFEEAYGYSRAVAVGDTIYVAGTIGMDYGARQMSPDPAEQTRQSLRNIEAALARLGSSLKDLVQITTFVDAGETFEKVGPVLGEVLGGIRPTNAALVVGFPFPDIKVEIQAIAVRGCGG
- a CDS encoding GntR family transcriptional regulator, which translates into the protein MSEALDQLDPVARPATLADQAREQLRAAIMAGRFDPGAKLTIRSVAKALDISLTPAREALYGLVSEGTLDLGANGTVFVPVLDEARVRELLVIRLALEGAAAREAVKHLNARALGRIRALNDRLVGADAARDYKALMRLNWEFHFAIYGLAGMPALVRMIEGCWLKTGSYLNVLYPAYGGSDRGVQNHADIIAALEAGDGDRLAAAVQADIETASNALLVAIRGRMGGSGTGRG